A stretch of the Bacillus sp. B-jedd genome encodes the following:
- a CDS encoding YbaN family protein, producing the protein MMKAPIRLMYVIGGFISLGIGIIGIVLPIIPTTPLLLLASYCFMKGSKKFERWFKGTKLYKKHLEEFIRKGGMTLRQKMTILLLADCMIAIPFIMIDSWPLRGVLVAAIAYKYYYFFAKIKTIPSN; encoded by the coding sequence ATGATGAAGGCGCCAATCAGGCTGATGTATGTCATCGGGGGATTTATTTCACTCGGAATCGGCATTATCGGGATTGTGCTTCCGATTATACCGACGACCCCTTTGCTCCTTTTGGCCTCCTACTGTTTTATGAAGGGCTCGAAGAAATTCGAGAGATGGTTCAAAGGCACGAAATTGTATAAAAAACATCTCGAGGAATTCATCCGCAAAGGCGGCATGACGTTAAGGCAGAAAATGACTATCCTGCTTCTGGCCGACTGCATGATCGCCATTCCATTCATCATGATCGACAGCTGGCCGTTAAGAGGAGTCCTAGTTGCGGCTATTGCGTATAAATACTATTATTTCTTTGCAAAAATAAAGACCATTCCAAGTAACTAG